One Leptospira wolbachii serovar Codice str. CDC genomic region harbors:
- a CDS encoding DUF2804 domain-containing protein, giving the protein MPEIKKQIPLLKSDGTLTEEGWARSPLWTYNRESIAASALRIKEWDYYSILSPSKDFGITITASDLGYAGLFAICFLDFKKGTFKQIDTLSVLPLGKTGFPRVNSSGVVQFEDKKLRLRFEVIKGKRILEFESKTFEAPDGAKGIQGKIELTEPKMESMNIATSWKENRKAFYYNTKINCMPATGQVQVGNTKYQFDAKKDFGALDWGRGVWTYKNRWYWSSVSTWIGGKPFGLNLGYGFTDRTPASENTILYDGKIHKLDEVNFIMDTKNYMAPWKFTSNNNRLELDFTPIVDRKSYMNFLIIKTNQHQVFGKFNGTVVLDNGKKLKLENILGFAEDVLMHY; this is encoded by the coding sequence ATGCCTGAGATCAAAAAACAAATCCCTCTACTAAAATCTGACGGAACCCTCACGGAAGAAGGTTGGGCACGGTCCCCTCTTTGGACTTATAATCGCGAAAGTATTGCAGCCTCCGCACTAAGGATAAAGGAATGGGATTATTATTCGATTCTGTCCCCTTCTAAAGATTTTGGAATTACAATCACTGCATCTGATTTGGGTTATGCGGGCCTATTTGCCATTTGTTTTTTGGATTTTAAAAAAGGAACATTCAAACAAATTGATACACTTTCTGTCCTACCATTAGGGAAAACAGGATTCCCTCGTGTGAATAGTAGCGGAGTGGTTCAGTTTGAGGACAAAAAACTTCGCCTTCGCTTTGAAGTCATCAAAGGAAAACGAATTTTGGAATTTGAATCCAAAACCTTTGAAGCACCAGATGGTGCCAAAGGAATCCAAGGAAAAATCGAACTCACTGAACCAAAAATGGAATCGATGAATATCGCTACTTCATGGAAAGAAAACAGAAAAGCTTTTTATTATAATACTAAAATCAATTGTATGCCTGCTACGGGCCAAGTGCAAGTTGGGAACACTAAGTATCAATTTGATGCCAAAAAAGATTTTGGTGCCTTGGATTGGGGCCGAGGTGTATGGACTTATAAAAACAGATGGTATTGGAGTTCTGTATCCACTTGGATTGGAGGAAAACCATTTGGTCTCAATTTAGGATATGGGTTTACCGATAGAACACCAGCGTCTGAAAATACAATCCTTTACGATGGCAAAATTCATAAACTGGATGAAGTCAATTTTATCATGGATACCAAAAACTATATGGCTCCATGGAAATTCACATCCAATAACAATCGTTTGGAATTGGATTTTACTCCCATTGTAGATAGAAAATCTTATATGAATTTTTTAATCATTAAAACAAACCAACACCAAGTTTTTGGAAAATTTAATGGAACTGTAGTTTTAGATAACGGGAAAAAACTGAAACTCGAGAACATCCTCGGTTTTGCCGAAGATGTCCTGATGCATTACTAA
- a CDS encoding efflux RND transporter permease subunit gives MKKIIHFFVYKPLVANLVFIFLFLAGMISVLSMKREAFPRVNFRQVRVLTVYPGASPVDVEKKVTIPIEEKLREVEGLDSVRSISRNSESDISIKIDLEHNNPDGVVNDIRRAVDRVTNLPSTVKDRPIVTEQKSSNFPVLEIAIHGAMDEMELQEMGRFIEDEMRKVSGVSRVDAFGKRKEEWRIRVDPDLKKRYTLGFSDIINAISKRNISVPAGSFLRPITQDIRVTGEISEINDIKNIPIRSNETGNTILLSQVANVKDTYERPRVVAIVNGEPAYVLQIIKKDSADIIRTVEAVQGRIAELKKQIPANIQFTELNNEGARAIKRLDVVITNSLQGLFLVVVVLILFFSFKDSLLTSLSLPLTLFATTIAFPIFDVSFNLVSMLGIIISLGMLVDNSIIISENIYKHRSRKMDSKEAAVLGASELFVPIIGSYLTTVAAFLPMAFMSGIMGKFIWQIPFMVIVALTLSLFESFLLLPVRYAQFTSHEVKKRSKHRDKFRAILDNGFESLKSGFTRFITRVVKRPFLTLGSILIVFLSSCGLVGLMNFNLFPKEGIDYVLVRAEFPPDFSSQETAKQLQYFQPILDKIPKSEVQSIILKIGIQQTDPTDPLTRIGEQLGMAQIILVPETERKRTAQEIFGELEPDLKKLPNAVSVMVDLVVNGPPIGAAVTVAIEGRDYKVLKQISNEMQGFLKKQEGVININDDYKPGREEIQIRVKDTASAITGIDTEITAYYVRTAMDGLEASNLRKGKDEVRIIIQNDDRFRDGIEDLDSIQISNKFGLLTPITAVTTKTTVQGIEALYHNDYEKAITVLADVNEAITSSSIVNGKIVDEFGNIGKKYPGYKIKFRGEQEETAKSMVSLLIAGVLALFGIFAILAIIFNSIKKPILILLSIPLGFVGVVFGFLISGKALSFLAMIGIIGLAGVIVNASIVLVDTIQEFQAKGEGLYESLITASAERFRPILVTTMTTMAGMIPTAYAIGGSDPLLIPMTLSLAWGLGFGTFGSLIFIPASFSAYYKLKKRT, from the coding sequence ATGAAAAAAATTATCCATTTCTTCGTCTATAAACCATTAGTTGCTAACTTGGTTTTTATCTTTTTGTTCCTTGCGGGAATGATCTCTGTGCTTTCTATGAAACGAGAAGCATTTCCGAGAGTAAATTTTCGTCAAGTGCGCGTTCTTACTGTTTATCCTGGTGCCAGTCCTGTGGATGTGGAAAAAAAAGTAACCATTCCCATCGAAGAAAAGTTACGTGAGGTAGAAGGTCTCGACTCTGTTCGTTCTATCTCTCGAAACTCAGAATCCGATATCAGTATCAAAATCGATTTAGAACATAATAATCCAGATGGTGTTGTGAACGATATTAGGCGTGCTGTGGACCGCGTTACCAATTTACCATCAACAGTAAAAGATAGGCCGATCGTTACAGAACAAAAGAGTTCCAACTTTCCCGTGTTAGAGATTGCGATCCATGGTGCTATGGATGAGATGGAACTTCAGGAAATGGGACGTTTCATTGAAGATGAAATGCGTAAAGTCTCAGGGGTATCTCGAGTGGATGCTTTTGGAAAACGAAAAGAAGAGTGGCGGATTCGTGTGGATCCTGATTTAAAGAAACGATACACTCTTGGTTTTTCCGATATCATCAATGCCATTTCTAAACGAAATATCAGTGTTCCCGCGGGATCTTTTTTACGCCCCATCACTCAAGACATTCGTGTGACCGGTGAAATAAGCGAAATCAATGATATTAAAAATATTCCCATTCGTTCGAATGAAACAGGAAATACGATTCTTTTATCACAAGTTGCCAATGTAAAAGATACTTACGAAAGACCACGGGTGGTTGCCATTGTGAATGGAGAACCTGCTTATGTTCTTCAAATCATCAAAAAAGATAGTGCAGACATCATTCGCACAGTGGAAGCCGTTCAGGGACGAATCGCAGAATTAAAAAAACAAATTCCGGCTAACATTCAATTTACGGAGCTAAACAATGAAGGGGCACGTGCGATCAAACGATTGGATGTGGTGATTACCAATTCCTTACAAGGTTTGTTTTTGGTTGTGGTAGTTCTGATTCTATTTTTTAGTTTCAAAGATTCACTTCTCACAAGTCTTTCTTTGCCATTGACTCTATTTGCAACTACCATTGCTTTTCCTATTTTTGATGTTTCCTTCAACTTAGTGTCCATGCTTGGGATTATTATATCTCTTGGGATGCTCGTTGATAACAGTATTATCATTTCTGAAAATATCTATAAACATCGATCCAGAAAAATGGATTCAAAGGAAGCCGCAGTTCTTGGTGCCAGTGAGTTATTTGTTCCCATCATTGGATCTTATCTAACAACGGTAGCTGCCTTTTTGCCAATGGCATTTATGTCGGGCATTATGGGTAAATTTATTTGGCAGATTCCCTTTATGGTAATTGTTGCTTTGACTTTATCCTTATTTGAATCTTTTTTATTGCTTCCGGTCCGGTATGCACAGTTCACGTCGCATGAAGTCAAAAAACGTTCCAAACACCGTGATAAGTTTCGTGCGATTTTAGACAATGGATTTGAATCTCTCAAGTCTGGATTCACACGTTTCATCACAAGGGTTGTCAAACGTCCATTCCTTACCTTAGGTTCGATTCTCATTGTCTTTTTGTCTTCTTGTGGACTTGTCGGACTGATGAATTTCAATTTGTTTCCGAAGGAAGGGATTGATTATGTTTTGGTGCGTGCGGAATTTCCTCCTGATTTTTCTTCTCAAGAGACCGCAAAACAACTGCAATACTTCCAACCAATTTTAGATAAAATTCCAAAATCAGAAGTTCAAAGTATCATTTTAAAAATTGGAATCCAACAAACAGATCCTACTGATCCACTCACACGAATTGGAGAACAACTTGGAATGGCTCAGATCATTTTGGTTCCGGAAACAGAACGAAAACGTACAGCCCAGGAAATTTTTGGTGAATTAGAACCAGATTTAAAAAAACTTCCTAATGCGGTTTCTGTGATGGTGGATTTGGTTGTGAACGGCCCACCAATTGGTGCTGCGGTAACAGTCGCAATCGAAGGTCGTGACTACAAAGTTTTAAAACAAATTTCCAATGAGATGCAAGGTTTCCTTAAAAAACAAGAGGGTGTGATCAACATCAATGATGATTACAAACCTGGTAGAGAAGAAATTCAAATTCGAGTTAAGGATACGGCATCAGCCATTACTGGAATTGATACGGAAATTACCGCTTACTATGTTCGCACTGCAATGGATGGACTAGAAGCATCTAATCTTCGTAAGGGGAAGGATGAGGTTCGAATCATAATCCAAAACGATGATAGGTTTCGAGATGGAATCGAAGATTTGGATTCAATTCAGATTTCGAACAAATTTGGTCTCCTAACACCGATTACGGCAGTCACTACAAAAACGACTGTCCAAGGGATAGAAGCTTTATATCATAATGACTATGAAAAAGCAATTACTGTCCTTGCTGATGTCAATGAGGCCATTACAAGCTCATCCATTGTGAATGGAAAAATTGTAGATGAGTTTGGAAACATTGGTAAAAAGTATCCGGGTTATAAAATTAAATTTAGAGGAGAACAAGAAGAAACGGCCAAATCCATGGTTTCACTTCTAATCGCAGGAGTTCTTGCACTCTTTGGAATTTTTGCTATCCTTGCGATCATCTTTAATAGCATCAAAAAACCAATTCTCATTTTACTCTCCATTCCCTTAGGATTTGTGGGTGTGGTATTTGGATTTTTGATTTCTGGTAAGGCACTTAGTTTTCTTGCAATGATTGGTATCATTGGTCTTGCTGGGGTGATTGTAAACGCATCCATTGTACTTGTGGATACCATTCAAGAATTCCAAGCAAAAGGAGAAGGGTTGTATGAGTCTCTCATCACCGCTTCAGCAGAACGGTTCCGACCCATTTTAGTAACCACCATGACTACCATGGCAGGTATGATCCCAACAGCCTATGCGATTGGTGGATCGGATCCTCTTCTCATTCCGATGACCCTTTCCTTAGCCTGGGGACTTGGATTTGGAACCTTTGGATCCCTTATCTTTATCCCTGCAAGTTTCTCTGCTTATTACAAACTAAAGAAAAGAACTTAA
- a CDS encoding DsbA family oxidoreductase, whose protein sequence is MSTNSEPFSIDIVSDVACPWCYVGKKKLELALQTVGDKINPQVRWRPFQLSPEIPEAGIDYKEHLTQKFGSLDRLDGAWQRLTQIGKDVGISFQFDAIPKATNTLVLHALVAGLSNLEDQAKLVDLFFSANFTEGKDLTDKEIIWKVAEPVYKDRIKFDAVFADPELKEHIRQEISYYHQNGISGVPYFIVGGKYAVSGAQDTSVFVEVIETVLKERESENPSQ, encoded by the coding sequence ATGTCAACCAACTCTGAACCTTTTTCCATTGATATCGTATCCGATGTAGCTTGCCCTTGGTGTTATGTAGGAAAAAAGAAACTGGAGTTGGCACTCCAAACCGTGGGAGATAAAATCAATCCACAAGTTCGCTGGAGGCCGTTTCAATTGTCTCCCGAAATTCCAGAAGCAGGAATCGATTATAAAGAACACCTAACACAGAAATTTGGAAGTTTAGACAGGTTGGATGGGGCTTGGCAAAGGCTTACCCAAATTGGAAAGGACGTTGGCATTTCTTTTCAGTTCGATGCGATTCCTAAGGCTACAAATACATTAGTGTTACATGCACTTGTTGCTGGACTTTCTAATTTGGAAGATCAAGCGAAGTTGGTTGATTTGTTTTTTTCTGCAAACTTTACCGAGGGGAAAGACCTCACTGACAAAGAAATTATTTGGAAAGTAGCAGAACCTGTTTATAAGGATCGTATCAAGTTTGATGCTGTGTTTGCAGATCCAGAACTCAAAGAACATATCCGACAAGAAATATCCTATTACCACCAAAATGGAATTAGCGGTGTTCCTTATTTTATTGTTGGAGGGAAGTATGCTGTGAGTGGGGCTCAAGATACGTCGGTTTTTGTGGAAGTGATCGAAACTGTATTAAAAGAACGCGAATCAGAAAATCCAAGTCAATAA
- a CDS encoding Acg family FMN-binding oxidoreductase yields the protein MKLTRKRFLFNSFASGALVSLSTIRNDLYAYGAEDSALHRKDPLGYAESLGFSKPLDQILITALLAPNSHNSQPWKMKRISDSEFLLFGDGEKQLPEIDSLNRQFFHTQGTFLELAHLTADKLMFDTKITYFPKGKPSSKTFHLNSVAKFEISPKSKCVHDFLFAGVPNRRMNKSVYSGALLTNEEIDDLKMLTGPSKHKLLFLNDPKKLESILPLLDSAFAMETNRTVSNELNRKWFRVSKEDIYNKRDGLTLEGNGLSGIKLWFAKTFFVDLSKEAWHSESAKETGIQMFQNQVYSSKALVFFITEGSDEESSWIETGRDFMRLTLACAVRNIAFHTMNQSVEDYPESRVFTKQLKTILGLKAKDQIQLIARMGRSSYEYDTPRREIESFMI from the coding sequence ATGAAGCTCACAAGAAAAAGATTTCTATTTAACAGTTTTGCCTCCGGTGCCTTGGTCTCCCTGTCCACAATCCGAAATGACTTGTATGCTTATGGAGCAGAGGATTCGGCCCTCCACAGAAAAGACCCCCTCGGGTATGCGGAGTCCCTGGGTTTTTCCAAACCCTTAGACCAAATCCTCATCACAGCCCTCCTTGCCCCCAATTCTCATAATTCACAGCCTTGGAAAATGAAACGAATATCGGATTCGGAATTTTTACTTTTTGGGGATGGAGAAAAACAACTTCCAGAAATTGATTCCCTAAACCGCCAATTCTTTCATACCCAAGGGACTTTTTTGGAGTTAGCTCATCTAACGGCCGATAAACTTATGTTTGATACGAAGATTACTTACTTCCCCAAAGGAAAACCTAGTTCCAAAACCTTTCACCTAAACTCCGTTGCAAAATTTGAAATCTCTCCCAAGTCCAAATGTGTTCACGACTTTTTATTTGCCGGTGTTCCCAACCGCCGAATGAATAAGTCTGTTTATTCAGGTGCACTGCTTACCAACGAAGAAATAGATGATTTAAAAATGTTAACTGGCCCATCCAAACATAAATTACTCTTTCTCAATGATCCAAAAAAATTAGAATCCATCCTTCCTTTACTTGATTCTGCTTTTGCCATGGAAACAAATCGCACTGTATCCAATGAGTTAAACCGCAAATGGTTTCGTGTTTCCAAAGAAGACATTTATAACAAACGAGATGGACTCACACTCGAGGGCAATGGACTTTCGGGAATCAAACTCTGGTTTGCCAAAACATTCTTTGTGGATTTATCCAAAGAAGCTTGGCATTCTGAATCCGCTAAAGAAACGGGAATCCAAATGTTCCAAAACCAAGTGTATTCTTCCAAGGCCTTGGTTTTCTTTATCACGGAAGGATCCGATGAAGAGAGCTCTTGGATCGAAACAGGAAGGGATTTTATGCGACTGACATTAGCCTGTGCGGTGCGTAACATTGCCTTCCACACCATGAACCAATCGGTTGAAGATTATCCAGAAAGCCGAGTCTTCACCAAACAACTAAAGACGATACTTGGCTTAAAGGCCAAGGATCAAATCCAGTTGATTGCACGAATGGGCAGGAGTTCTTATGAATATGATACCCCTAGACGAGAGATAGAAAGTTTTATGATCTAA
- a CDS encoding EAL domain-containing protein yields the protein MKFKFPEDQLVNTPEGKVPKLYSCAECRSGAGLDFSFTMAFQPIVDWNQKKVYSHEALVRGTSGESAYSILSQVNATNRYQFDQSCRIKAIQLASQLQIPSYLNINFLPNAIYQPETCIRTTLEASREFQFPLNRLVFELTEGEEIQDHDHIIKIFKAYKQYGFLTAIDDFGSGYSGLNLLAKFQPDLIKLDMELIRNIHLNPVAQKLTNAIAGVCREVGIAVIAEGVETIEELKVLVDMGIHLYQGYLFSKPAFESAGDVNFPNI from the coding sequence ATGAAATTCAAATTTCCCGAAGATCAGTTGGTGAACACTCCCGAAGGGAAAGTACCTAAATTGTATAGTTGTGCCGAATGTCGCAGCGGTGCTGGCCTTGATTTTTCTTTTACGATGGCTTTTCAACCCATTGTGGACTGGAATCAAAAAAAGGTTTATTCTCATGAGGCATTGGTGCGAGGAACTTCAGGAGAATCTGCCTATTCGATTCTTTCTCAAGTTAATGCAACTAACAGATATCAGTTTGACCAGTCCTGTCGAATCAAAGCCATCCAACTCGCAAGCCAGTTACAAATTCCCTCTTACTTAAATATTAATTTTTTACCCAACGCCATTTACCAACCTGAAACTTGTATTCGTACAACTTTAGAAGCAAGTCGTGAATTCCAATTTCCACTCAATCGGTTGGTGTTTGAGTTAACCGAAGGGGAAGAAATACAAGATCACGACCATATCATTAAAATCTTTAAAGCATACAAACAATATGGTTTTTTAACTGCAATAGATGATTTTGGTTCTGGTTATTCGGGACTCAACCTACTGGCAAAATTCCAACCCGACCTGATCAAACTAGATATGGAGCTAATTCGAAACATTCATTTGAATCCAGTGGCTCAAAAATTAACCAATGCGATAGCGGGTGTTTGTCGTGAAGTCGGAATTGCCGTTATTGCGGAGGGAGTAGAAACAATTGAGGAATTAAAAGTTTTAGTAGATATGGGAATTCATCTCTACCAAGGATATTTATTTTCTAAACCTGCCTTTGAGTCGGCAGGTGATGTAAATTTTCCCAACATTTAG
- a CDS encoding sulfite exporter TauE/SafE family protein: protein MDFNFQIYHDFVWGFWPGIIVVFGVGFFVGYLASFLGLGGGFIYTPFFHSFFHLTAVQAVAVSLAQMPVSALSGLVVYYKNNKIRWKQGFLLLCTSIPAAQYTAYKFGRFEDTEFGKQLYYGIPLSEFIYLVVFTFFLGILAVYNLITALKRRRKYYQSLEAQSEILHPTSEANAKITGSNLNSNSLPVLPVQENKNDVDLFSYSSKSVLIVLFTGIFFGLFSSLFGIGGGFLAVPLFVYYFRMSPVEAVATSFLGIFLTSFGTSVLFFMQGKLHLELALVGSFGGIFGARIGSLKAVNAKPYSILLVTAIFQFLVVVWYVLGKLPKF from the coding sequence TTGGATTTCAACTTTCAAATTTATCATGATTTTGTTTGGGGCTTCTGGCCTGGGATCATTGTAGTTTTTGGAGTTGGATTCTTTGTTGGGTATTTAGCCTCCTTTTTAGGTTTGGGAGGAGGGTTTATTTACACTCCCTTCTTCCATAGTTTCTTCCACCTTACAGCCGTTCAAGCCGTAGCAGTTTCTTTGGCACAGATGCCGGTCTCTGCACTTTCCGGCCTTGTTGTGTATTATAAAAACAATAAAATTCGTTGGAAACAAGGGTTTCTTTTGCTTTGTACATCGATTCCTGCGGCGCAGTATACTGCGTATAAGTTTGGAAGGTTTGAAGACACAGAGTTCGGCAAACAGTTGTATTATGGAATTCCTTTGTCGGAATTTATTTATCTGGTGGTGTTTACATTTTTTCTGGGAATCCTTGCAGTATATAATTTGATCACAGCTTTAAAGAGGAGAAGGAAATACTACCAATCTCTGGAAGCACAGTCTGAAATTTTGCATCCCACTTCCGAAGCGAATGCCAAAATCACTGGGTCAAATTTGAATTCAAATTCTCTTCCGGTTTTGCCAGTGCAAGAAAATAAGAACGATGTGGATTTGTTTTCCTATTCCTCCAAATCCGTTTTGATCGTTCTTTTCACAGGAATCTTTTTTGGTTTGTTTTCCTCCCTTTTTGGGATTGGCGGAGGTTTCCTTGCGGTCCCTCTCTTTGTGTATTACTTTCGCATGAGTCCCGTAGAAGCGGTGGCCACATCTTTTCTCGGAATTTTTCTCACTTCCTTTGGAACGAGTGTTTTGTTTTTTATGCAAGGAAAGTTGCATTTGGAACTTGCCCTTGTGGGAAGTTTTGGAGGGATCTTTGGGGCAAGGATTGGTTCCTTAAAAGCAGTGAATGCCAAACCTTATAGCATCTTACTTGTCACAGCTATCTTTCAGTTTTTGGTTGTGGTTTGGTATGTGCTCGGCAAACTTCCAAAATTCTAG
- a CDS encoding LIC12231 family lipoprotein produces MTIAKTKVSPIAVAIVTLFIFTNCLISYKDHPKILPLPSEEKTNDANFVYALPTFPQMNLGGREALKNYFQNKTRFKNTVEGVDVPKSGYLVNVKVNYRSPSPEATVFLGISTLTATLLPAWSTQDGYDVQYLLYKDGKKVGTYDYHIFRNYAQWLLFIPISWYNFETATEREVFERTTLKFFEDAKEHF; encoded by the coding sequence ATGACCATAGCCAAAACTAAAGTATCTCCCATTGCAGTTGCAATTGTTACACTTTTCATTTTTACCAATTGTTTGATCAGTTATAAGGATCATCCTAAAATTCTTCCTCTTCCTTCTGAAGAAAAAACTAACGATGCTAACTTTGTTTATGCGTTACCTACGTTTCCTCAAATGAATTTGGGGGGAAGAGAAGCTCTCAAGAACTACTTTCAAAACAAAACTCGTTTTAAAAATACAGTGGAAGGTGTGGACGTACCGAAGTCCGGATATTTGGTTAATGTAAAAGTAAATTACCGTTCTCCTTCTCCGGAAGCGACAGTGTTTCTTGGAATTTCTACTCTGACTGCTACATTACTTCCTGCTTGGTCCACTCAAGATGGTTATGATGTACAATACCTTCTCTACAAAGATGGAAAGAAGGTAGGAACTTATGATTACCATATCTTTAGAAACTATGCGCAGTGGCTTCTTTTCATTCCTATTTCTTGGTACAACTTTGAAACAGCAACCGAACGAGAAGTTTTTGAAAGAACTACACTGAAGTTCTTTGAGGATGCTAAGGAACATTTCTAA
- a CDS encoding YihY/virulence factor BrkB family protein: MKRLRRFFSEVYLYDVHGLASELSFTFLLTLFPLLVVFVTLLGLLQDPRTINLMTDQMGKFLPAPIFQPIDKSVENLTKVKSYNVIAVSIAISFFSSLTIFGTISKALRFISRDETKVGFIASQWINFRLLVISLLLLVLYFYLTFGMVAAERFLFQKFRFGFFRYNPYLSVSLIILPYSIGLFTFYYAYITKAKTTLKENLPGAIFASLLVLGMSFGFQGYLKMKNVGVNYSLAYDLISKMVVLMLYTYINSTFFIWGFLWNQVLADDKKIKPQSKK; this comes from the coding sequence ATGAAACGCCTCAGACGATTTTTCAGCGAAGTGTACTTGTACGATGTCCATGGCCTTGCTTCGGAACTTTCGTTTACCTTCCTTTTGACCTTGTTTCCCCTCCTCGTTGTCTTTGTGACCCTACTTGGGCTTTTGCAGGATCCGAGAACCATCAATTTGATGACAGACCAAATGGGTAAGTTTTTACCGGCACCCATTTTTCAACCCATTGATAAAAGTGTCGAGAATCTAACAAAGGTTAAAAGCTATAATGTGATCGCAGTCAGCATTGCAATTTCGTTTTTTTCCAGTTTGACTATCTTTGGAACCATATCCAAAGCACTTCGGTTTATCTCTCGGGACGAAACCAAGGTTGGTTTTATTGCATCCCAGTGGATCAATTTTCGATTGTTAGTGATCTCTTTGTTACTACTGGTTTTGTATTTTTATCTGACATTCGGAATGGTTGCCGCAGAACGTTTTTTGTTTCAAAAGTTTCGATTTGGGTTTTTTAGATACAATCCCTATTTGTCAGTATCTCTTATTATTTTGCCATATAGCATTGGTTTGTTTACATTCTATTATGCTTATATTACTAAAGCAAAAACAACTTTAAAAGAAAATTTACCTGGTGCGATTTTTGCGTCCCTACTTGTTCTTGGAATGAGTTTTGGATTCCAAGGGTATCTCAAAATGAAAAACGTAGGAGTGAATTATTCTTTAGCCTATGATTTGATTTCCAAAATGGTAGTGTTGATGTTGTACACCTATATCAATTCTACATTTTTTATCTGGGGATTTTTATGGAACCAGGTCCTTGCGGACGATAAAAAAATAAAACCTCAGTCTAAAAAGTAA